In the genome of Hymenobacter taeanensis, one region contains:
- a CDS encoding DUF4382 domain-containing protein, with protein sequence MKLSHLLPLATLALPLALTSCSKDNDSAGSSKLEVRLMDAPGDYQSVVLDVQQIEVHLKDEAIADGWQLLPFKAQAINVLDYVNGKSALLVNTDFAPGDLKEIRLLLGPDSYVIGRDGQRYDLKTPSGQSSGVKLKLDKATLRERETFQLLLDFDVAKSIVERGNWKPGNERKERYVLKPVVRVVAQAVKGGLRGTVTPAAALPHVLAIRSSITVPDTFSTAADASGAFQLSSLPSGTYKVQFFPSATAPTNQPAYKAVTRTGIIVTNDQVTDLGQTSLN encoded by the coding sequence ATGAAGCTCTCCCACTTACTCCCCCTCGCCACACTAGCCCTGCCCCTGGCCCTGACTAGCTGCAGCAAAGACAACGACTCCGCCGGCTCGTCGAAGCTGGAAGTGCGCCTCATGGATGCCCCCGGCGACTACCAGAGCGTAGTGCTGGATGTGCAGCAGATTGAGGTTCACCTAAAGGATGAGGCTATTGCCGATGGCTGGCAGCTACTGCCCTTCAAGGCCCAGGCCATCAACGTGCTGGATTACGTGAATGGCAAGTCGGCGCTGCTGGTTAACACCGACTTTGCCCCCGGCGACCTGAAGGAAATTCGGTTGCTGCTGGGTCCCGATAGCTACGTGATTGGCCGCGACGGCCAGCGTTACGACCTCAAAACGCCCAGCGGCCAAAGCTCGGGCGTAAAGCTCAAGCTAGACAAAGCTACCCTGCGCGAGCGGGAAACCTTCCAGCTTCTGCTCGACTTCGACGTGGCCAAGTCAATTGTGGAGCGTGGTAACTGGAAACCCGGCAATGAGCGCAAGGAGCGCTATGTGCTGAAGCCCGTGGTGCGAGTGGTGGCCCAGGCTGTTAAGGGTGGCCTACGCGGCACTGTAACGCCAGCCGCAGCGCTGCCTCATGTATTGGCCATCCGCTCCTCTATTACGGTGCCCGATACGTTCAGCACCGCCGCCGATGCTTCTGGCGCTTTTCAGCTGAGCAGCCTACCCTCCGGCACCTATAAAGTGCAGTTCTTCCCCAGCGCTACTGCCCCCACTAATCAGCCTGCCTACAAAGCAGTTACGCGCACAGGCATCATCGTTACTAATGACCAGGTAACCGACTTGGGCCAGACCTCCCTTAACTAA
- a CDS encoding AsmA family protein encodes MRKFFLGLLIFVVVVVAALAAAPFLFKDKIRQAFDQQLAQRVKAKVQYDPGNVDVTLLSTFPDLSLRLDQLRIIGQDSFSRDTLAYLPRLDVGLDLMSVISGDQIKIKNVTLEQPDISLRVLKSGRANWDVFVSDSAAASKGQDTTAVNLAIKGWQINDGHLRYDDRSIPFAMEARHVNHSGSGDFESNVFDMVSQTTAEQFTMNYDGTDYISKKKLTADVTMAMNLEKMLFTFKDNKVQLNDFPATFQGTVGLPNATDITYDLTFKALETDFKNILSLVPGAYNEQFKDMKAEGKVAFDGYFKGVQNDLKMPGYGVNLQVKNGMFKYPDLPQAARNINVDMNVDNPSGFTNNVKVNVKQFHLDLGTNPVDGNVAIDGLEPMKVDGRVKANVDLAEMTKVYPVQDLLLRGKLFVDGTAKGLYSKTQMPVVQAKMNLTNGYVKSKQFPAPIENLTLNGTVTNPTGQLNDTRVDIPQFRMLLDGEPLAGRVATQGVDKLRFDTDVKGVIDLTKITKIFPLEGMTVTGRLTGDIAAKGNMADIEAGRYQTVVASGTVKAQNVTYKSQDLPQGMKVTQATATFNNDKIVLQNMTGSLGSSDVAASGTISNYMGYLFVPGQPLRGTLSVNSNRFNMNEWMVDEVSAKPTVTAAGKAPAKAEGVLQIPKEFDLVLNTTVGQVLYDNLKLDNVKGTVTVRNQVATLNNLTFNTLGGSFATNGSYSSQNLAHPKFDLGLKIQNLNFQNAFQAFNSIKTLVPLVSSLEGVFSTNFNVSGEMGPDMMPKYSTLTGKGLFEVVRAAVANSAVLNKISSLTQFQELKSFAVNNKDVAAEIINGNFVVKPFDLTVGQIKMTVGGSNNVSTGGLEYVTALNVPTGKLGSQLNSKLTSLTGVQNLQGTDRVTLGLNIGGTVTNPQVKLTTGSVKAQAKDLVSNIVQAKVDDAKLKLQAQAKVAQDSLQRELQRKQQELAEKAKLELDKKRLEAQSKLQNQAKQGLNNILFGKPKTQPAKPAETPKAAEPAPAAQPDSMKLR; translated from the coding sequence ATGCGTAAGTTTTTTCTTGGCCTCCTGATTTTTGTGGTGGTGGTGGTGGCAGCGTTGGCCGCTGCCCCTTTCCTTTTCAAAGACAAAATCAGGCAGGCCTTCGACCAGCAGCTGGCCCAGCGCGTGAAGGCCAAGGTGCAGTACGACCCCGGCAACGTGGACGTAACGCTGCTCAGCACGTTCCCCGACCTCTCCCTGCGGCTCGACCAGCTCCGCATCATCGGGCAGGATTCTTTCTCGCGTGATACCCTGGCCTACCTACCCCGCCTCGATGTGGGCTTGGACCTGATGAGTGTAATCAGCGGCGACCAGATCAAGATTAAGAATGTAACCCTGGAGCAGCCTGATATCAGTTTACGAGTACTTAAGAGTGGGCGCGCCAACTGGGATGTGTTTGTATCTGACTCGGCGGCGGCATCTAAGGGCCAGGATACTACGGCCGTGAACCTGGCTATTAAAGGCTGGCAGATCAACGACGGCCACCTGCGCTACGACGACCGCAGCATTCCGTTTGCCATGGAAGCCCGCCACGTGAACCACTCCGGCTCCGGCGACTTTGAGAGCAACGTGTTTGATATGGTGAGCCAGACCACGGCTGAGCAGTTCACCATGAACTATGACGGCACCGACTATATCAGTAAGAAAAAGCTGACGGCCGACGTGACCATGGCTATGAACCTGGAAAAGATGCTGTTCACCTTCAAGGACAACAAAGTGCAGCTCAACGATTTTCCGGCCACCTTCCAGGGTACCGTAGGCCTGCCCAACGCCACCGACATCACCTATGACCTGACGTTTAAGGCCCTGGAGACCGACTTCAAGAACATCCTGAGCCTGGTGCCCGGCGCCTATAATGAGCAGTTTAAAGATATGAAGGCCGAGGGCAAGGTGGCCTTTGATGGCTACTTCAAAGGCGTGCAGAACGACCTGAAGATGCCCGGCTACGGCGTGAACCTGCAAGTGAAGAACGGCATGTTCAAGTACCCCGACCTGCCCCAGGCCGCCCGCAACATCAACGTTGATATGAACGTGGACAATCCTTCGGGCTTCACTAATAATGTGAAGGTGAACGTGAAGCAGTTCCACCTCGACCTGGGCACTAACCCCGTGGATGGCAATGTGGCTATTGATGGCCTAGAGCCCATGAAAGTAGATGGCCGGGTGAAAGCCAACGTGGACCTAGCTGAGATGACAAAGGTGTACCCCGTGCAGGACTTGCTTTTGCGGGGCAAGCTCTTCGTGGATGGTACTGCCAAGGGCCTCTACTCTAAAACACAGATGCCCGTAGTGCAGGCCAAGATGAACCTGACCAATGGCTACGTGAAGTCAAAGCAGTTTCCGGCCCCCATCGAAAACTTAACCCTGAACGGCACCGTCACGAACCCTACCGGCCAGCTCAACGACACCCGCGTAGACATTCCGCAGTTCCGGATGCTACTGGATGGCGAGCCACTGGCGGGCCGCGTGGCTACTCAGGGCGTGGATAAGCTGCGCTTTGACACCGATGTGAAGGGCGTAATTGACCTGACGAAGATTACCAAGATCTTCCCGCTGGAAGGCATGACCGTTACGGGTCGCCTCACCGGTGATATTGCCGCCAAGGGCAACATGGCCGACATTGAGGCCGGCCGGTACCAGACGGTGGTAGCCTCGGGCACCGTGAAGGCCCAAAACGTAACCTATAAGAGCCAGGATCTGCCTCAGGGCATGAAGGTGACCCAGGCCACAGCCACCTTCAACAACGATAAAATTGTGCTGCAGAACATGACCGGCTCCCTGGGCTCGTCGGATGTGGCCGCTTCGGGCACTATCTCCAACTACATGGGGTACCTCTTTGTGCCCGGCCAGCCCCTGCGCGGCACACTCTCCGTGAACAGCAACCGTTTCAACATGAACGAGTGGATGGTAGACGAGGTATCGGCTAAGCCTACGGTAACCGCTGCCGGCAAGGCCCCCGCCAAGGCCGAGGGCGTGCTGCAGATACCAAAGGAGTTTGACCTGGTGCTGAACACCACCGTAGGCCAGGTACTCTACGACAACCTGAAGCTCGACAACGTGAAAGGCACCGTGACGGTGCGCAACCAAGTAGCTACGCTAAACAACCTGACCTTCAATACGCTGGGGGGCTCCTTTGCCACTAATGGTAGCTACAGTAGCCAGAACCTGGCGCACCCTAAGTTTGACCTGGGCCTGAAGATTCAGAACCTGAACTTTCAAAACGCTTTTCAGGCATTCAACTCTATTAAAACGCTGGTGCCGCTGGTCAGCAGCCTGGAGGGGGTATTCTCTACCAACTTCAACGTGAGCGGTGAAATGGGCCCCGATATGATGCCCAAGTACAGCACACTTACCGGCAAAGGCCTGTTTGAGGTGGTGCGGGCCGCAGTGGCCAACTCGGCGGTGCTCAATAAGATCAGCAGCCTCACGCAGTTTCAGGAGCTCAAGAGCTTTGCGGTGAACAATAAGGACGTGGCCGCCGAAATCATCAACGGCAACTTCGTGGTGAAACCCTTCGACCTGACCGTGGGGCAAATCAAGATGACGGTGGGCGGCTCCAACAACGTGAGTACGGGTGGCCTAGAGTACGTAACAGCCCTGAATGTGCCCACCGGCAAGCTGGGCAGCCAGCTAAACAGCAAGCTCACCAGCCTGACCGGCGTGCAAAACCTTCAGGGTACTGACCGCGTGACCCTGGGCCTGAACATTGGAGGCACCGTGACCAACCCACAGGTAAAACTAACAACCGGCAGCGTAAAAGCTCAGGCCAAAGACTTGGTAAGCAACATTGTGCAGGCGAAGGTTGATGATGCCAAGCTCAAGCTGCAGGCTCAGGCCAAAGTGGCCCAAGACAGCCTCCAGCGCGAGCTACAACGCAAGCAGCAGGAGCTAGCCGAAAAGGCTAAGCTGGAGCTCGACAAAAAGCGCTTGGAGGCTCAGAGCAAACTTCAGAACCAAGCTAAGCAAGGCCTGAACAACATTCTGTTTGGCAAGCCCAAGACCCAGCCCGCTAAACCTGCAGAAACCCCTAAGGCGGCAGAGCCCGCACCAGCAGCCCAGCCCGATAGCATGAAATTAAGATGA
- a CDS encoding PorP/SprF family type IX secretion system membrane protein encodes MRPYLLPSICCSAFRRLLALALASIGLSHTAQAQDLYFAQPYATRMYQNPAYAGLLDDYSVTLSYRNQFPTLAGTFQTSQLAADYRLRDQRSAVGLLVNYDRTGGIGYTRFQAGGVYAYHARLTEQLSVSGGASVSYGLQRVSYGNLVFGDQLSDDGMIRDQTLEVVDYKPVHYFTAGVGGLLYTDRFWVGASAHHINQPDLGFVTQTQLPLRLNFQAGYKYYFLKTSVKQQFREISLSPTASYTHQGGSQRAEAGLYFTATPITLGAVYRGIPLPGSRHPQQLVTAIAGLSVGGFRLGYSYDVSLSQFSADLGGAHEISLSLREFDLLEAAWRRLKRRNYPTIPCPAF; translated from the coding sequence ATGCGGCCTTATCTGCTACCTTCCATTTGCTGTTCTGCCTTCCGTCGGCTCCTGGCTCTGGCCTTGGCGAGCATAGGGCTGAGCCACACCGCTCAGGCTCAGGATCTATACTTTGCGCAGCCCTACGCCACGCGCATGTATCAGAACCCGGCGTATGCGGGCCTGCTCGACGACTACAGCGTCACGCTCAGTTACCGCAACCAGTTTCCTACCCTGGCTGGTACCTTCCAAACCAGCCAGCTAGCCGCCGATTACCGCCTCCGCGACCAGCGCAGCGCCGTAGGCCTGTTGGTGAATTACGACCGCACCGGTGGCATTGGCTATACCCGGTTTCAGGCGGGTGGCGTGTATGCCTACCATGCCCGCCTCACCGAGCAGTTAAGTGTGAGCGGTGGCGCTTCAGTGAGCTATGGCCTGCAGCGCGTGAGCTACGGCAACCTGGTATTCGGCGACCAGCTTTCCGATGATGGCATGATCCGCGACCAAACCCTGGAGGTTGTAGATTACAAACCAGTGCACTACTTCACGGCCGGAGTAGGGGGCCTACTCTACACCGATAGGTTTTGGGTGGGAGCCTCCGCACACCACATCAACCAGCCCGATTTAGGCTTCGTGACCCAGACGCAGCTACCGTTGCGCTTAAATTTTCAGGCTGGCTATAAATACTATTTTCTCAAGACCAGCGTTAAGCAACAGTTCCGTGAAATTAGCCTGTCGCCCACGGCTTCTTACACCCACCAGGGAGGGTCGCAGCGGGCAGAGGCGGGGCTGTATTTTACGGCAACCCCCATTACGCTGGGGGCAGTGTACCGGGGCATTCCGCTGCCGGGCTCACGTCATCCTCAGCAACTTGTAACGGCCATAGCGGGCCTGAGCGTTGGAGGTTTTCGGCTCGGGTATAGCTACGATGTGAGTTTAAGCCAGTTCAGTGCTGATTTAGGAGGGGCTCATGAAATTTCTTTGAGCCTTCGGGAGTTTGACTTGCTGGAAGCCGCATGGCGACGTTTAAAACGACGGAATTACCCGACAATTCCTTGTCCGGCGTTCTGA